From a region of the Daphnia pulicaria isolate SC F1-1A chromosome 1, SC_F0-13Bv2, whole genome shotgun sequence genome:
- the LOC124321518 gene encoding uncharacterized protein K02A2.6-like, producing MGYALLQRHDTVWKLVDANSRWCTDTESRYAIVELELAAVEWAMRKCRLYLLGLPIFTLMVDHQALVTILDRYTLDAVDNPKLQRLKERLTPYVFNTVWQKGKDHAIPDALSRAPVNDPEPDDDETNKDVQLFSRQATLRRIAAVGAVTPTTEDEEEITDEPDHLADPVLEKLKIAASNDASYSALIQAIETRFTTRRDLMAPAAHQFWKIRDELSVDDGLVLFGCRIVIPQNYRRDVLLNLHAAHQGIVRMKRRARQTVYWPGLSNDIVAFVDNCQVCQELQPSQQQEPLLRDALPERVFEEVSADLFESGRLHVLVYTDRLSGWPVIHRWYHAPSARELIQAITENFVDLGVPIRIRTDGGPQFGAGAFQQALQKWGVVWGNSSPYYAQSNGHAEAAVDAMKRLVLKIAPAGDLTSDAFMQGLLEFRNTPRENGMSPAEMVFGSQLRSILPAHRTSFAPRWKDIMNARDRQQALDGGVKKRYDERARPLSPLTIGSHVRIQDPHSLLWDRAGQIVSIGKYRSYRVKFASGSVLWRNRRHLRPLLSDDKDEQQIPGIEGDATTPPAVSNVDGLPETAASQTRPEPVPVPTQPRRSGRIRRPRLMIDV from the coding sequence ATGGGTTACGCGCTGCTCCAACGTCACGACACTGTGTGGAAACTGGTCGACGCAAATTCACGATGGTGTACCGATACGGAGTCAAGATACGCCATCGTCGAACTCGAGCTGGCGGCAGTCGAATGGGCAATGAGGAAATGTAGATTATACCTTCTTGGCCTCCCCATATTTACGCTCATGGTCGACCACCAGGCTCTTGTAACCATTCTCGACCGTTATACACTAGACGCAGTCGACAACCCCAAGTTACAACGCTTAAAGGAGCGTCTCACACCGTATGTGTTCAACACGGTATGGCAAAAGGGAAAGGACCATGCCATACCCGACGCACTATCGCGCGCTCCTGTAAACGATCCGGAaccagacgacgacgagacgAACAAGGATGTTCAGCTTTTTTCACGGCAAGCGACGCTTCGGCGAATAGCCGCGGTCGGGGCCGTCACACCGACAACAGAAGACGAGGAGGAAATTACGGATGAGCCAGATCATCTGGCGGACCCAGTGTTGGAAAAACTCAAGATAGCTGCGTCGAACGACGCTTCCTATTCCGCCCTTATCCAGGCCATTGAAACGAGATTCACCACTAGACGGGATTTAATGGCGCCAGCCGCTCATCAATTTTGGAAAATCCGCGACGAGCTGTCGGTGGACGACGGACTGGTTCTCTTCGGCTGCCGGATTGTTATCCCGCAAAATTACCGACGCGACGTCCTTCTAAATTTACATGCGGCTCACCAAGGGATCGTCCGCATGAAGCGGCGAGCCCGCCAAACCGTATACTGGCCAGGATTGAGCAACGACATCGTCGCGTTTGTTGATAATTGCCAGGTATGTCAAGAACTTCAGCCGTCCCAACAACAAGAGCCCTTACTACGCGACGCTTTACCTGAGCGCGTCTTCGAGGAGGTATCGGCGGATTTGTTCGAATCGGGGCGACTGCATGTTCTCGTGTATACGGACCGCTTATCCGGATGGCCGGTGATCCACCGATGGTATCATGCCCCTTCAGCCAGAGAATTGATTCAAGCGATCACAGAAAATTTTGTCGATCTCGGGGTTCCCATCCGTATACGCACCGACGGCGGCCCTCAGTTTGGAGCCGGAGCATTCCAGCAAGCGCTACAGAAATGGGGGGTAGTGTGGGGAAATTCATCTCCATACTACGCGCAGAGTAACGGTCACGCAGAGGCGGCAGTCGACGCTATGAAGCGGCTCGTTTTGAAAATCGCACCCGCAGGAGACCTCACATCCGACGCATTCATGCAAGGTCTTCTTGAATTCCGTAATACGCCCCGCGAAAACGGAATGTCCCCGGCGGAGATGGTGTTCGGAAGCCAGCTACGTTCGATATTGCCAGCCCATCGCACTTCTTTTGCTCCACGCTGGAAGGACATCATGAACGCACGAGACCGTCAACAGGCCTTGGATGGCGGGGTGAAAAAGCGTTACGACGAACGGGCACGCCCGCTTTCACCACTGACCATCGGTTCTCACGTACGAATCCAAGATCCCCATTCCTTGCTATGGGATAGAGCTGGTCAAATCGTCAGTATCGGGAAATACCGGTCATatcgagtaaaatttgcaagcgGAAGTGTATTGTGGCGAAACCGACGCCACCTTCGCCCGTTATTATCCGACGACAAGGACGAGCAACAGATTCCTGGCATCGAAGGAGACGCAACGACGCCGCCAGCCGTCAGCAACGTCGACGGATTACCAGAAACAGCAGCTAGCCAGACAAGACCGGAACCCGTTCCGGTACCGACCCAACCACGACGGAGCGGGAGGATTCGACGGCCTCGGCTGATGATAGACGTGTAG
- the LOC124321502 gene encoding uncharacterized protein LOC124321502, whose product MALDPSMQQVVEVALHILPTTLLTPDEILDQIADYVRAKRNIALDRVAFEECHQSNTESFEDFYIRLRRLADAADLCATCVDARVATRIMAGIRDTETKRKLLALTPFPSAQQAINMCRSEEAARMNERSLSNQSSINHVRSHQRNDATAASCGSCGRNIHRPGEACPATGKTCHNCGGSNHFSPRCPKPRRSSNTGQSGGGTGKSEGAQPGSGGSRTGGFPSGPRTKGKIGRIVVGSIRNPRRWRRAPTISLRVLDEKGQFLSTIDKVIPDGGAEVSVGGLDILTAIGMTEKDLDTSLFDLVMADKTTPLLVIGQVTIVTEYEGTTTTLTIVISPEISGLLISWYDCISLGILNADYPKPVRYAHINSTPVKESHQEAAPPSSIPESIAGDPTEEQKNRMEQAFLEEFSDVFDQNEELGCMEGPPMVIKLKDDAVPYYVNGARPIPFADRPQFKKKLDELVDKKIIIPVTEPSDWVAPLVVMRKPDSSIRVCMDLTKLNHHVQRPTHPTRTPRDAVAEIDGQARFFSTFDVTNGYFQIPLHPDSQHLTTFMTPWGRYKFLRAPMGLCSSSDEYNRRADLAFAQVTNTVRVVDDILRFDSNFADHVKGVRAVLTAARNANITLSPKKFKFAQPKVQWVGYQIQHGGIAVDPEKLKAISEFPRPTNITELRSFMGLVEQLAGFSVDVATAKGPLRFLLSSKNLYEWTTDHENAFSAVKAALSAPLVLAHFNPELEMAL is encoded by the coding sequence ATGGCTCTGGATCCATCCATGCAGCAAGTGGTGGAGGTGGCTCTGCATATTTTACCCACGACGCTACTAACACCCGATGAAATCTTAGACCAAATTGCAGACTACGTGCGGGCCAAACGAAATATTGCCCTCGATAGAGTGGCGTTCGAAGAATGCCACCAATCCAACACGGAATCTTTTGAAGATTTTTACATCCGGCTGCGGAGGTTAGCAGACGCGGCAGATCTCTGCGCAACTTGTGTCGACGCTCGAGTGGCCACCCGGATTATGGCGGGAATCCGCGACACAGAAACGAAAAGGAAACTTCTAGCACTTACACCATTCCCTTCAGCTCAACAGGCGATCAATATGTGTAGGAGCGAGGAAGCGGCGAGGATGAATGAACGTTCTTTAAGCAATCAGTCGTCAATCAACCACGTGCGTTCACACCAGCGTAACGACGCAACTGCAGCATCGTGTGGCTCATGCGGTCGCAACATTCATCGCCCCGGAGAAGCTTGTCCGGCAACCGGAAAAACATGTCATAATTGCGGAGGAAGTAATCATTTTTCCCCGCGCTGTCCAAAACCCCGGAGAAGTAGTAATACAGGCCAGAGTGGAGGCGGCACCGGCAAGAGTGAGGGGGCGCAACCTGGTTCCGGTGGTAGCAGAACGGGCGGATTCCCATCTGGACCACGCACGAAAGGAAAAATCGGTCGAATCGTTGTCGGATCGATCCGGAATCCTCGTCGATGGCGGCGGGCACCCACCATTTCTCTCCGCGTCTTAGACGAAAAAGGCCAGTTCCTTTCGACCATCGACAAAGTCATACCGGATGGCGGAGCGGAAGTGTCTGTCGGCGGCCTAGATATTTTAACGGCTATTGGTATGACAGAGAAGGACTTAGACACATCATTATTCGACTTGGTAATGGCCGATAAAACGACGCCACTACTTGTGATCGGGCAGGTCACCATTGTGACGGAATATGAAGGCACTACCACCACTCTTACCATAGTCATCAGTCCAGAAATATCGGGCCTATTAATCTCTTGGTATGACTGCATATCACTCGGTATTTTAAACGCCGACTATCCTAAGCCTGTCCGCTACGCCCACATCAACTCCACGCCAGTGAAGGAGTCACACCAGGAGGCAGCACCACCGTCGTCCATTCCGGAATCGATCGCGGGCGATCCAACGGAAGAACAGAAGAACCGCATGGAACAGGCTTTCCTCGAGGAATTTTCGGATGTGTTCGATCAAAACGAGGAGCTCGGCTGCATGGAAGGCCCACCGATGGTCATCAAGCTAAAAGATGACGCGGTGCCTTATTATGTTAATGGCGCACGGCCCATTCCGTTTGCCGACCGCCcacaattcaagaaaaagcTTGATGAATTAGTGGACAAGAAAATCATCATCCCCGTCACCGAACCGTCCGACTGGGTGGCACCACTGGTCGTGATGCGTAAACCAGATTCATCTATACGTGTGTGCATGGACCTCACTAAACTCAACCATCATGTCCAAAGACCCACTCATCCGACACGCACACCTCGCGACGCGGTGGCAGAGATCGATGGCCAGGCAAGATTTTTCTCTACCTTCGACGTGACAAAtggttattttcaaattcctcTTCATCCGGATAGCCAACACTTGACTACATTCATGACGCCCTGGGGGCGGTACAAGTTTTTACGCGCTCCAATGGGCCTATGCAGCTCTAGTGATGAATATAATAGACGCGCAGATCTCGCCTTTGCACAGGTAACTAATACGGTCCGCGTCGTCGACGATATTCTTCGATTCGACTCCAATTTTGCCGACCATGTGAAAGGAGTGCGAGCGGTCTTGACCGCGGCAAGGAACGCAAACATCACTCTAAGTCCCAAGAAATTTAAGTTCGCCCAACCGAAGGTACAATGGGTGGGATATCAGATCCAACACGGAGGTATCGCCGTTGATCCGGAAAAACTCAAAGCCATCTCCGAATTTCCTCGCCCAACGAACATCACAGAACTCCGTTCCTTCATGGGATTAGTAGAACAACTCGCGGGATTTTCTGTGGACGTAGCAACGGCCAAAGGACCGTTACGCTTCTTGCTGAGTTCGAAAAATCTCTACGAATGGACAACAGACCACGAAAACGCGTTCTCGGCAGTTAAAGCAGCATTGAGCGCCCCGCTCGTCCTCGCCCATTTCAACCCGGAGTTAGAAATGGCCCTTTAA